caggtgttccagtcagtggtagctggattatatctagaaccacatctaaaaccaggtgttccagtcagtggtagctggattatatctagaaacacatctaaaaccaggtgttcctgtcagtggtagctggattatatctagaaacacatctaagaccaggtgttccagtcagtggtagctggattatatctagaaacacatctaaaaccaggtgttcctgtcagtggtagctggattatatctagaaacacatctaagaccaggtgttcctgtcagtgttagctggattatatctagaaacacatctaaatccaggtgttccagtcagtggtagctggattatatctagaaacacatctaaaaccaggtgttccagtcagtggtagctggattatatctagaaacacatctaaaaccaggtgttccagtcagtggtagctggattatatctagaaacacatctaaaacctaaccaggtgttcctgtcagtggtagctggattatatctagaacCACATCTAAAACCAGATGTTTCTGTCAGTGCTAGttggattatatctagaaacacatctaagACCAGGTGTTTctgtcagtggtagctggattatatctagaaacacatctaaaaccaggtgttcctgtcagtggtagctggattatatctaaaaccaggtgttccagtcagtggtagctggattatatctagaaacacatctaagaccaggtgttcctgtcagtggtagctggattatatctagaaacacatctaaaaccaggtgttccagtcagtggtagctggattatatctagaaacacatctaaaaccaggtgttccagtcagtggtagctggattatatctagaaacacatctaaaaccaggtgttccagtcagtggtagctggattatatctagaaacacatctaagaccaggtgttcctgtcagtggtagctggattatatctagaaacacatctaaaaccaggtgttccagtcagtggtagctggattatatctagaaacacatctaaaaccaggtgttcctgtcagtggtagctggattatatctagaaacacatctaaaaccaggtgttccagtcagtggtagctggattatatctagaaacacatctaaaacctaaccaggtgttcctgtcagtggtagctggattatatctagaacCACATCTAAAACCAGATGTTTCTGTCAGTGCTAGttggattatatctagaaacacatctaagaccaggtgttccagtcagtggtagctggattatatctagaaacacatctaaaaccaggtgttccagtcagtggtaactggattatatctagaaacacatctaaaaccTAACCAGGAGTTcctgtcagtggtagctggattatatctagaaacacatctaaaaccaggtgttcctgtcagtggtagctggattatatctagaaacacatctaagaccaggtgttccagtcagtggtagctggattatatctagaaactCATCTAAAACCTAACCAGGAGTTcctgtcagtggtagctggattatatctagaaacacatctaaaaccaggtgttcctgtcagtggtagctggattatatctagaaacacatctaaaaccaggtgttcctgtcagtggtagttggattatatctagaaacacatctaaaaccTAACCAGGAGTTcctgtcagtggtagctggattatatctagaaacacatctaaaaccaggtgttccagtcagtggtagctggattatatctaaaaccaggtgttccagtcagtggtagctggattatatctagaaccacatctaaaaccaggtgttccagtcagtggtagctggattatatctagaaacacatctaaaaccaggtgttcctgtcagtggtagctggattatatctagaaacacatctaagaccaggtgttccagtcagtggtagctggattatatctagaaacacatctaaaaccaggtgttcctgtcagtggtagctggattatatctagaaacacatctaagaccaggtgttcctgtcagtgttagctggattatatctagaaacacatctaaaacctaaccaggtgttcctgtcagtggtagctggattatatctagaaacacatctaaaaccaggtgttcctgtcagtggtagctggattatatctagaaacacatctaaaaccaggtgttccagtcagtggtagctggattatatctagaaacacatctaaaaccaggtgttcctgtcagtggtagctggattatatctagaaacacatctaaaaccaggtgtttcagtcagtggtaGTTGGATTATATCTAGAACCACATCTAAAACCTAACCAGGTGTTcctgtcagtggtagctggattatatctagaaacacatctaagaccaggtgttcctgtcagtggtagctggattatatctagaaacacatctaagaccaggtgttcctgtcagtggtagctggattatatctagaaacacatctaaaaccaggtgttcctgtcagtggtagctggattatatctagaaacacatctaaaaccaggtgttcctgtcagtggtagctggattatatctagaaacacatctaaaaccaggtgttccagtcagtggtagctggattatatctagaaacacatctaaaaccaggtgttccaatcagtggtagctggattatatctagaaacacatctaaaaccaggtgttccagtcagtggtagctggattatatctagaaacacatctaaaaccaggtgttccagtcagtggtagttggattatatctagaaacacatctaaaaccaggtgttccagtcagtggtagctggattatatctagaaacacatctaaaacctaaccaggtgttcctgtcagtggtagctggattatatctagaacCACATCTAAAACCAGATGTTTCTGTCAGTGCTAGttggattatatctagaaacacatctaagACCAGGTGTTTctgtcagtggtagctggattatatctagaaacacatctaaaaccaggtgttcctgtcagtggtagctggattatatctaaaaccaggtgttccagtcagtggtagctggattatatctagaaacacatctaagaccaggtgttcctgtcagtggtagctggattatatctagaaacacatctaaaaccaggtgttccagtcagtggtagctggattatatctagaaacacatctaaaaccaggtgttccagtcagtggtagctggattatatctagaaacacatctaaaaccaggtgttccagtcagtggtagctggattatatctagaaacacatctaagaccaggtgttcctgtcagtggtagctggattatatctagaaacacatctaaaaccaggtgttccagtcagtggtagctggattatatctagaaacacatctaaaaccaggtgttcctgtcagtggtagctggattatatctagaaacacatctaaaaccaggtgttccagtcagtggtagctggattatatctagaaacacatctaaaacctaaccaggtgttcctgtcagtggtagctggattatatctagaacCACATCTAAAACCAGATGTTTCTGTCAGTGCTAGttggattatatctagaaacacatctaagaccaggtgttccagtcagtggtagctggattatatctagaaacacatctaaaaccaggtgttccagtcagtggtaactggattatatctagaaacacatctaaaaccTAACCAGGAGTTcctgtcagtggtagctggattatatctagaaacacatctaaaaccaggtgttcctgtcagtggtagctggattatatctagaaacacatctaagaccaggtgttccagtcagtggtagctggattatatctagaaactCATCTAAAACCTAACCAGGAGTTcctgtcagtggtagctggattatatctagaaacacatctaaaaccaggtgttcctgtcagtggtagctggattatatctagaaacacatctaaaaccaggtgttcctgtcagtggtagttggattatatctagaaacacatctaaaaccTAACCAGGAGTTcctgtcagtggtagctggattatatctagaaacacatctaaaaccaggtgttccagtcagtggtagctggattatatctaaaaccaggtgttcctgtcagtggtagctggattatatctagaaacacatctaaaaccaggtgttccagtcagtggtagctggattatatctaaaaccaggtgtttcagtcagtggtaGTTGGATTATATCTAGAACCACATCTAAAACCTAACCAGGTGTTcctgtcagtggtagctggattatatctagaaacacatctaagaccaggtgttcctgtcagtggtagctggattatatctagaaacacatctaagaccaggtgttcctgtcagtggtagctggattatatctagaaacacatctaaaaccaggtgttcctgtcagtggtagctggattatatctagaaacacatctaagaccaggtgttcctgtcagtggtagctggattatatctagaaacacatctaaaaccaggtgttccagtcagtggtagctggattatatctagaaacacatctaaaaccaggtgttccaatcagtggtagctggattatatctagaaacacatctaaaaccaggtgttccagtcagtggtagctggattatatctagaaacacatctaaaaccaggtgttccagtcagtggtagttggattatatctagaaacacatctaaaaccaggtgttccagtcagtggtagctggattatatctagaaacacacCTTTGTGTTGGTTAGAGATTCAGACAAATAATGTACTGTTTTAAACCCCATGAAATGTCCTGTGTCTTTTAGAATCCAGAATTGACGTGCTCGACTCAATAGTTCCTCAGCGTATTTGGGTGCAGGGTTCAAAGGACacatcaactgttctgtctgttgtttTCAGATGGGTCTTTTCCTGTTGATGCTGCTGCTGATTCTAATGTCTTGTTCCGTCTCTCTGATCTCTTCCAGGTTGGAGGCAATAAGCACACCATGAGTGACCACACGCACGTGGGAAACCACCAACAGATCCACGTTCAACAGCTGTTTGAGGAGAACAGCAACAAACGGACAGTGTTGACCGCACAGCCCAATGGGTTGACCTCTGTGGGCCGGGCAGGGCCACCGCTGCCTGACCGACAGCAGCCCGACATCACCACTACCACGGCCCAGTGTCGGCAGGGCAGCTCAGCTTCCCTCAAGTCCACCGACAGCAAGCCTCAGCCGGCCACCCTGACCCCGGAGCAGGCCATGAAGCAGTTCATGCCCAAGCTGACGGCCTTCGAGCACCATGAGATCTTCAGCTACCCAGAGGTGTATTTCGCTGGCCCCAACGCCAAGAAGAGGCCGGGGGTGATCGGGGGGTCCAACAACGGAGGCTACGATGACGATCAGGGCTCCTACATCCAGGTGCCCCACGACCACGTCTCCTACCGCTACGAGGTTCTCAAGGTGATCGGCAAGGGCAGTTTCGGTCAGGTGGTGAAGGCCTACGACCACAAGGCCCACTGCCACGTGGCGCTGAAGATGGTGAGGAATGAGAAGAGGTTCCACCGCCAGGCGGCTGAGGAGATACGGATCCTGGAGCACCTGAGGAAGCAGGACAAAGACTCCAACATGAACGTGATCCACATGCTGGAGAACTTCACATTCCGTAACCACATCTGCATGACCTTTGAACTCCTCAGCATGAATCTCTACGAGCTCATCAAGAAGAACAAGTTCCAGGGCTTCAGCTTGCCGCTCGTCAGGAAGTTCGCCCACTCTATCCTGCAGTGTCTGGACTCGCTGCACAAGAACCGGATCATCCACTGTGACCTGAAGCCAGAGAACATTCTCCTGAAGCAGCAGGGACGCAGCGGGATCAAGGTGATCGACTTTGGCTCCAGCTGCTACGAGCACCAGCGGGTTTACACCTACATCCAGTCTCGTTTCTACAGAGCTCCCGAGGTCATCCTGGGGTCACGCTATGGGATGCCTATTGACATGTGGAGCCTGGGCTGTATCTTGGCAGAGTTGCTCACCGGGTACCCTCTGGTGCCGGGCGAAGACGAAGGAGATCAGCTGGCATGCGTCATCGAGCTGCTGGGCATGCCCTCGCAGAAACTTCTGGACTCTTCCAAGAGAGCCAAGAACTTTGTGAGCTCCAAGGGTTACCCCCGGTACTGCGCGGTGACGACCCTGCCGGACGGCTCGGTGGTGCTGAACGGGGGGCGCTCCCGCCGGGGCAAGCTGAGGGGACCGCCGGGGAGCAAGGAGTGGGTGACGGCCTTGAAGGGCTGCGATGACCCTCTGTTCCTGGACTTCATCAAGCAGTGTCTGGAGTGGGACCCTGCCGTGCGCATGACCCCCAGCCAGGCCCTCAGGCACCCCTGGCTCAGGAGGCGCTTGCCCAAACCTCCCACGGGGGACAAAACGGCGGTGAAGCGTATCACCGACGGGGGCTCTGGTGCTATCACGTCAATCTCCAAATTACCCCCCACCTCGGGCTCCACCTCCAAGATAAGGACTAACCTGGCACAAATGACGGACGCTAACGGGAACATCCAACAGAGGACAGTGTTGCCAAAACTAGTCAGTTGAAGGACCTGTAAACAGCGCTAGTTCGTCGTCTAATCTAGGATATCTCTTTCTTACTGGTTTTGGTTTGTTTTTTAAATGGAGAGATGATTGTGTTTCTATCTCTGAGAGCAAAAAACAACCGGGGAAGCCGAACAGTACTAGTCACAGTACTAGTCCCAGTACTAGTCATAGTACTAGTCACAGTACTAGTCACAGTACTCAACAGTGTGGTTTTTAGACAGAGGGGTTTATTCAGCGTTATTATTCACTGCATCATTGTTTAGCAGCTCTGTAGCAGCTTTTATCTAAATATAAACAAGACAACAACATGAAAGTGGTCATCATGAAGGGAACAATGCTTttaggtgtttagtctcaggacTGTGTGCTATGATGGGGCAGGTGGCTACCGTTCACACAATCTGGCCCAAGCAGAGATTAATAACCTGGGCATGATAGTGGAGAATAACAGAATGGATGGCTGGCCACGATAAACACATGTCGATAACTAACTCATATCAGACAGTCTGAAGATATTTAGGTTCTGCTTCTCTACCGTATCTCATTGATATTGTGACATTAAATAGCTGTGAGAAAGGTGTTTTTTTTAAAATAAGATAATAGtatgatgaggggagaggagaggaggggagaggagagaagaagggaggggcggggcggagggagaggagaggaggggggaggggagagaagaagggaggg
This is a stretch of genomic DNA from Salvelinus alpinus chromosome 11, SLU_Salpinus.1, whole genome shotgun sequence. It encodes these proteins:
- the dyrk2 gene encoding dual specificity tyrosine-phosphorylation-regulated kinase 2, which produces MLSKKPYAAVYPTGKGGEICQLQSSPGIGVGGPRVGAATDPPSPVTLPPLRNIKSLTVGGNKHTMSDHTHVGNHQQIHVQQLFEENSNKRTVLTAQPNGLTSVGRAGPPLPDRQQPDITTTTAQCRQGSSASLKSTDSKPQPATLTPEQAMKQFMPKLTAFEHHEIFSYPEVYFAGPNAKKRPGVIGGSNNGGYDDDQGSYIQVPHDHVSYRYEVLKVIGKGSFGQVVKAYDHKAHCHVALKMVRNEKRFHRQAAEEIRILEHLRKQDKDSNMNVIHMLENFTFRNHICMTFELLSMNLYELIKKNKFQGFSLPLVRKFAHSILQCLDSLHKNRIIHCDLKPENILLKQQGRSGIKVIDFGSSCYEHQRVYTYIQSRFYRAPEVILGSRYGMPIDMWSLGCILAELLTGYPLVPGEDEGDQLACVIELLGMPSQKLLDSSKRAKNFVSSKGYPRYCAVTTLPDGSVVLNGGRSRRGKLRGPPGSKEWVTALKGCDDPLFLDFIKQCLEWDPAVRMTPSQALRHPWLRRRLPKPPTGDKTAVKRITDGGSGAITSISKLPPTSGSTSKIRTNLAQMTDANGNIQQRTVLPKLVS